A DNA window from Nerophis lumbriciformis linkage group LG33, RoL_Nlum_v2.1, whole genome shotgun sequence contains the following coding sequences:
- the LOC133575738 gene encoding uncharacterized protein, which translates to MPRTHSFKLTLHKKGQAEDPLILRIKNEEEDPLTPHFKEQENPLTPHIKEEEEDPLTPYFKEEEEEHSISQPKCLEEFPVTGVPVKGEDDEVKGESEEKREAEPPSSSSTQHMTTEADGDHCGGSQADKLLAPLSDSEDTTSHSPDTDDEDSKDDKTRHTRLKCSHCDKTFNCSSGLYRHMRTHTGEKPFICSICGKGFAQSSCMEKHMRTHTGVKPFICSICSKGFALRHHLKSHIRTHTGEKPFCCSECGKCFVTSQSLKSHIRTHTGEKPFSCLECGKCFVTSKSVKVHMRTHTGEKPFSCSECGKCFAKNQSLKLHMRTHTKEKPFSCSECGKCFVASQSLKLHTRTHTGEKPFSCSECRKCFVRSHSLKVHMRTHTGEKPFSCSECGKCFVTSQGMKLHLRTHSGEKPFCCSECGKCFVKSQSLKSHMRVHTGEKPFICSICGIGFAQRSGVDNHRRIHTGVKPFICSICSKGFVQSHHLKRHMRIHTGEKPYICSICSKDFVQSQHLKVHMRTHTDEQSKHAGEKVLSCGVCGERFSHKYQCKKHKCAGENSSSK; encoded by the coding sequence ATGCCACGGACCCATAGTTTTAAACTGACCCTTCACAAGAAAGGGCAAGCGGAGGACCCACTGATCTTACGCATCAAAaatgaagaggaggacccactgacccctcactttaaggagcaggagaacccactgacccctcacattaaagaagaagaggaggacccactgaccccctactttaaagaggaagaggaggaacacagcatcagtcagcctAAATGTttggaggagttcccagtgactggtgtccctgtgaagggtGAAgacgatgaggtcaaaggtgaaagtgaggagaagagagaggcggagcctccaagcagcagctcaacacaacacatgacaacagaagctgatggagaccactgtggaggatcacaagcagacaagctcttagctccactatcagatagtgaggacacaacgtcacactctcctgacactgatgatgaagactctaaagatgataagacacgTCACACTCGCTtgaaatgttctcactgtgacaaaaccttcAACTGCAGTAGTGGTCTTtatagacacatgagaacacacactggagaaaaaccttttatctgttcaatctgtggtaaaggttttgctcAAAGTTCATGTATGgaaaaacacatgagaacacacactggagtaaaaccttttatctgttcaatctgcaGTAAAGGTTTTGCACTAAGgcaccatttgaaaagtcacataagaacacacactggtgaaaaacctttttgttgctcagaatgtggtaaatgtTTTGTAACAAGTCAGAGTTTGAAGTCACACAtacgaacacacactggagaaaaacccttttctTGTTTAGAATGTGGTAAATGTTTTGTAACAAGTAAGAgtgtgaaagtacacatgagaacacacaccggagaaaaacctttttcttgctcagaatgtggtaaatgtTTTGCAAAAAATCAGAGTTTgaaattacacatgagaacacacactaaagaaaaacctttttcttgctcaGAGTGTGGGAAATGTTTTGTGGCAAGTCAGAGTTTGAAATtacacacgagaacacacactggagaaaaacctttttcttgctcaGAATGTCGTAAATGTTTTGTAAGAAGTCAcagtttgaaagtacacatgagaacacacactggtgaaaaacctttttcttgctcaGAATGCGGTAAATGTTTTGTAACAAGTCAGGGTATGAAATTACACTTGAGAACACAcagtggagaaaaacctttttgttgctcagaatgtggtaaatgttttgtaaaaagtcAGAGTTTGAAATCTCACATGAGAGTAcatactggagaaaaaccttttatctgttcaatctgtggtatagGTTTTGCACAACGGTCAGGTGTGGATAATCACagaagaatacacactggagtaaaaccttttatctgttcaatctgtagtaaaggttttgtacaaagtcaccatttgaaaagacacatgagaatacacactggcgaAAAACCCtatatctgttcaatctgtagtaaagatTTTgtacaaagtcaacatttgaaagtacacatgagaacacacactgatgAACAATCCAAACAcgcaggagagaaagtgttgagttgcggtgtgtgtggtgaaagattctctcataagtaccagtgtaagaaacacaagtgtgctggtgagaacagcagcagcaaatga